One region of Acidovorax sp. T1 genomic DNA includes:
- a CDS encoding YbgC/FadM family acyl-CoA thioesterase: MQRSDFRCFHRLRVRWAEVDMQKIVFNAHYLMYIDTAMSEYWRALALPYEASMLTLGGEMYVKKATLEYHASARLDDTLDVGLRCARVGHSSSLFEASIFSGDQLLVSGELVYVFADPATQTSRPVPPALRAIFEGFEVGAEMAEVRTGDWNALGRDAGRLRTAVFVREQGIAADIEADALDATARHAVVYNRLGMPVATGRLLQQAPGVGRIGRMAVDRSVRGAQWGRQLLDALVEAARARGDSEVQLHAQRRAEGFYRRAGFAVVGEPYEEAGIPHIAMARQL, from the coding sequence ATGCAACGCAGTGATTTCCGTTGTTTCCACCGCCTGCGCGTGCGCTGGGCCGAGGTGGACATGCAAAAAATCGTGTTCAACGCGCACTACCTCATGTACATCGACACCGCCATGTCCGAATACTGGCGTGCCTTGGCCCTGCCGTATGAGGCGAGCATGCTGACCCTGGGCGGCGAGATGTATGTGAAGAAGGCCACGCTCGAATACCACGCCTCGGCGCGGCTCGATGACACGTTGGATGTGGGCCTGCGCTGTGCCCGCGTGGGCCATTCGTCGAGCCTGTTCGAGGCGAGTATTTTCAGTGGCGACCAATTGCTGGTCTCGGGCGAACTGGTCTATGTGTTTGCCGACCCCGCTACACAAACCTCACGCCCCGTGCCGCCTGCGTTGCGCGCCATCTTTGAAGGTTTCGAGGTCGGCGCCGAGATGGCCGAGGTGCGCACCGGCGACTGGAATGCCCTGGGCCGCGACGCGGGCCGCCTGCGCACCGCCGTGTTCGTGCGCGAGCAGGGCATTGCGGCCGACATTGAAGCCGATGCGCTGGATGCCACGGCGCGGCACGCGGTTGTCTACAACCGCCTGGGTATGCCAGTCGCTACCGGCCGACTGCTGCAGCAGGCGCCGGGTGTGGGACGCATCGGCCGCATGGCGGTGGACCGTTCGGTGCGCGGCGCGCAGTGGGGGCGGCAATTGCTGGACGCACTGGTCGAGGCCGCCCGTGCCCGCGGTGACAGCGAGGTGCAACTGCACGCACAGCGCCGTGCGGAAGGGTTTTATCGCCGGGCGGGGTTTGCGGTGGTGGGCGAACCGTACGAAGAGGCTGGCATTCCCCACATCGCCATGGCTCGGCAGTTGTAG
- a CDS encoding alpha/beta hydrolase codes for MTDLHIHHTRLTPQMRSVLERMARAGHPPLHTLSPQRARVAYDAGAGVLEVPKATLARVEDLHIPARDGHALPARLYAPSTGAGLPLLLYLHGGGFTIGSIATHDILCRELARLAGCMVVSLDYRLAPEHRFPTASNDAWDALRWLAANAESLGADPERLAVGGDSAGGTLAAVNAILARDAGLPLVLQLLIYPGCAAHQDTPSHATFARGLVLEEPAISWFFGNYVNSREEREDWRFAPLLAPDVEGVAPAWVGLAECDPLVDEGVDYADKLRLAGVPVDLEIYRGVTHEFIKMGRAIPEARKAHADAARALRLAFHLE; via the coding sequence TTGACTGACCTGCACATCCACCACACCCGCCTCACCCCCCAGATGCGCAGCGTGCTTGAACGCATGGCCCGCGCCGGGCACCCACCGCTGCATACCCTCTCGCCCCAGCGCGCCCGCGTGGCTTACGACGCCGGGGCCGGCGTGCTGGAGGTGCCCAAGGCCACGTTGGCGCGGGTGGAAGACCTGCACATCCCGGCCCGCGACGGCCACGCGCTGCCTGCGCGGCTGTATGCGCCATCCACGGGCGCCGGGCTGCCGCTGCTGCTGTACCTGCATGGCGGTGGCTTCACCATTGGCAGCATTGCCACGCACGACATCCTGTGCCGCGAGCTGGCTCGCCTGGCCGGGTGCATGGTGGTGTCGCTCGACTACAGGCTGGCGCCCGAGCACCGCTTTCCCACCGCAAGCAACGATGCCTGGGATGCGTTGCGGTGGCTCGCCGCAAACGCTGAGAGTCTGGGCGCAGACCCCGAGCGCCTGGCCGTGGGCGGCGACAGCGCAGGCGGCACCCTGGCTGCGGTGAACGCCATCCTGGCGCGGGACGCGGGCCTGCCGCTGGTGCTGCAATTGTTGATTTACCCCGGCTGCGCGGCCCACCAGGACACGCCATCCCATGCCACCTTCGCGCGCGGCCTGGTGCTGGAAGAGCCCGCCATCAGCTGGTTCTTTGGCAACTATGTGAACAGCCGCGAAGAGCGCGAAGACTGGCGTTTTGCCCCGCTGCTGGCGCCCGATGTCGAGGGGGTAGCACCCGCCTGGGTGGGCCTGGCCGAATGCGACCCGCTGGTGGACGAGGGCGTGGACTACGCCGACAAGCTGCGCCTTGCCGGTGTGCCGGTGGATCTGGAAATCTACCGCGGCGTGACCCACGAATTCATCAAGATGGGCCGTGCCATCCCCGAAGCCCGCAAGGCCCATGCCGATGCGGCCCGTGCGCTGCGGCTGGCTTTTCACCTGGAGTAA
- a CDS encoding iron-containing alcohol dehydrogenase: MAFIYYVTQIQFEFGAVQLLQQECERVGITRPLIVTDPGVKAAGVLQKALDALPGMTVAVFDQTPSNPTEAAVRAAVAVYKAQGCDGLIAVGGGSAIDCAKGIAIAATHEGPLTHYATIEGGSPRITDRAAPLIAVPTTSGTGSEVARGAILIVDDHRKLGFHSWNLVPKAAICDPELTLGLPPMLTAATGMDAIAHCMETFMSAAFNPPADGIALDGLERGWANIEQATKNGSDRDARLHMMSASMQGAMAFQKGLGAVHSLSHSLGGVNPRLHHGTLNAMFLPAVIRFNATAESVRKEKRLERMAHAMGLASAGDIPEAIRDMNARLGLPTGLAAMGVTADMFDDIIQGAMADHCHKTNPRVATPEEYRDMLTQSL; the protein is encoded by the coding sequence ATGGCTTTCATCTACTACGTCACCCAGATCCAGTTCGAGTTTGGCGCCGTCCAGCTTCTCCAGCAGGAGTGCGAGCGCGTAGGCATCACGCGCCCGCTCATCGTGACCGACCCCGGCGTGAAAGCCGCAGGCGTGCTGCAAAAGGCCCTGGACGCCCTGCCCGGCATGACCGTGGCCGTGTTCGACCAGACGCCTTCCAACCCCACCGAGGCCGCCGTGCGCGCCGCCGTGGCGGTGTACAAGGCACAGGGCTGCGACGGCCTGATCGCCGTGGGCGGCGGCTCGGCCATCGACTGCGCCAAGGGCATTGCGATTGCCGCCACGCACGAAGGGCCGCTCACCCACTACGCCACCATCGAAGGCGGCTCGCCACGCATCACCGACCGCGCCGCACCGCTGATCGCCGTGCCCACCACCAGTGGCACGGGCAGCGAGGTGGCGCGCGGCGCCATCCTCATTGTGGATGACCACCGCAAGCTGGGCTTTCACTCGTGGAACCTGGTGCCCAAGGCCGCCATCTGCGACCCCGAACTCACCCTGGGCCTGCCCCCCATGCTCACCGCTGCCACCGGCATGGACGCCATCGCGCACTGCATGGAGACTTTCATGTCCGCCGCCTTCAACCCGCCGGCCGACGGCATTGCGCTCGATGGGCTGGAACGTGGCTGGGCGAATATCGAACAAGCCACCAAAAATGGCAGCGACCGCGACGCGCGCCTGCACATGATGAGCGCCAGCATGCAAGGCGCCATGGCGTTCCAAAAAGGCCTGGGCGCCGTGCATTCGCTCAGCCACAGCCTGGGCGGCGTCAACCCGCGCCTGCACCACGGCACGCTCAACGCCATGTTCCTGCCCGCCGTGATCCGCTTCAACGCGACTGCCGAATCGGTGCGCAAGGAAAAGCGCCTGGAACGCATGGCCCACGCCATGGGCCTGGCATCTGCGGGCGACATCCCCGAGGCCATCCGCGACATGAACGCCCGCCTGGGCCTGCCCACCGGCCTGGCCGCGATGGGTGTGACTGCAGACATGTTTGACGACATCATCCAGGGCGCCATGGCCGACCACTGCCACAAGACCAACCCGCGCGTTGCCACCCCTGAGGAATACCGGGACATGCTCACCCAGTCGCTCTGA
- a CDS encoding HDOD domain-containing protein encodes MELNALLAHPVALPSLPRAVALLMTELAHDEPSLRRANQLMGTDPALAARLLELANAPAFQMQRQIVGIPEALALLGVAQLRSLVSSAPLGTTSRSVPGINMQQFWRYSLNTAKLARSLAGIGHHNQVAAYTAGLIHAVGELLMHLAAPDIVLPINALVSPFDLRRAKIEQRILGYCYGNVSAGLAQRWQFPEVVVDALQHQSAPLDNNAYEPLAGVIHLASWRARAREADMGEKEMAVSFPGEVGLMLGLDIDMVLQQDPIDWTARPEASDYVV; translated from the coding sequence ATGGAGCTGAACGCACTGCTGGCCCACCCTGTGGCTTTGCCCAGTCTTCCGCGCGCCGTGGCGTTGCTGATGACCGAGCTGGCCCATGATGAGCCCAGCCTGCGTCGGGCCAACCAGCTCATGGGCACCGATCCGGCACTGGCCGCCCGGCTGCTGGAGCTGGCCAATGCGCCAGCGTTCCAGATGCAGCGCCAGATTGTCGGCATCCCCGAGGCGCTGGCGTTGCTGGGCGTGGCTCAGTTGCGCTCACTGGTAAGTTCCGCACCGCTGGGCACCACTTCGCGTTCGGTGCCGGGCATCAACATGCAGCAGTTCTGGCGCTACAGCCTCAACACGGCCAAGCTGGCCCGTTCCCTGGCGGGCATCGGCCACCACAACCAGGTTGCCGCTTATACGGCGGGGTTGATCCACGCGGTGGGAGAGCTGCTGATGCACCTGGCCGCTCCTGACATTGTTTTGCCGATCAACGCACTGGTATCGCCATTCGATTTGCGGCGGGCCAAGATTGAGCAGCGCATTCTGGGCTATTGCTACGGCAACGTGAGCGCCGGTTTGGCTCAGCGCTGGCAGTTTCCCGAAGTGGTGGTGGATGCGCTGCAGCACCAGAGCGCCCCGCTGGACAACAACGCCTACGAGCCGCTGGCAGGGGTGATCCACCTGGCCTCGTGGCGCGCCCGTGCCCGCGAGGCCGACATGGGCGAAAAGGAAATGGCCGTTTCCTTCCCCGGCGAGGTGGGGCTGATGCTGGGCCTGGACATCGACATGGTGCTCCAGCAAGACCCCATCGACTGGACGGCCCGGCCCGAGGCGTCCGACTACGTGGTTTGA
- a CDS encoding Tex family protein, giving the protein MQKIVRQIAEEIRITEQQVKAAVELLDGGATVPFIARYRKEVTNGLDDIQLRELEARLSYLRELEDRRAAVLKSIDEQGKLTDALRVAIAAAPTKQELEDLYLPFKQKRRTKGQMAREFGIEPLADKLFADPTLDPAAEAAAFTRPPEVLDDGKPGADFSTVPAVLDGVRDILSERWAEDAVLVQSLREWLWAEGLLRSKKVEGKNENEPEVSKFRDYFEYDEPIGRVPSHRALAVFRGRGLEILEAKLVLPVEPEPGKPSIAEGKIALHLGWSHAGRPADDLIRKCVAWTWRVKLSLSTERDLFARLRDDAEKVAIKVFADNLRDLLLAAPAGPRVVMGLDPGIRTGVKVAVVDATGKLVETATVYPHEPRRDWDGALHTLAKLAEKHGVNLIAIGNGTASRETDKLAAELIKLMAKVPVAHTGKALTAIEKVVVSEAGASVYSASEYASQEMPDVDVSLRGAASIARRLQDPLAELVKIDPKSIGVGQYQHDVNQSELARTLGTVVEDCVNSVGVDLNTASVPLLSRVSGLSGSVAKAVVRWREANGAFKSRKQLMDVAGLGAKTFEQSAGFLRIRGGENPLDMTGVHPETYPVVEQIMQKTGKPVAELMGRADMLKTLQPELFANEKFGVITVKDILAELEKPGRDPRPDFKVARFNDGVEDIKDLKEGMILEGTVSNVAQFGAFIDLGVHQDGLVHVSQLAHKFVNDAREVVKTGDIVKVKVMEVDVDRKRIGLSMKLGDAPARHSGERGDRGAPRDNRFEGAGRGYQQAQPQRRAPEPAAQSAMASAFAKLQQTKNR; this is encoded by the coding sequence ATGCAAAAGATCGTCCGGCAGATTGCCGAAGAAATCCGGATCACCGAGCAACAAGTCAAGGCCGCCGTCGAGTTGCTCGATGGCGGTGCCACCGTGCCCTTCATCGCACGCTACCGCAAGGAGGTGACCAACGGGCTTGACGACATCCAGCTGCGTGAGCTGGAAGCACGCCTGTCGTACCTGCGCGAGCTGGAAGACCGCCGCGCCGCCGTGCTCAAAAGCATTGACGAGCAGGGCAAGTTGACCGACGCATTGCGCGTGGCGATTGCCGCCGCGCCCACCAAGCAAGAGCTGGAAGACCTCTACCTGCCCTTCAAGCAAAAGCGCCGCACCAAGGGCCAGATGGCGCGCGAATTTGGCATCGAGCCGCTGGCCGACAAGCTCTTCGCCGACCCCACGCTGGACCCGGCCGCCGAAGCCGCCGCGTTCACCCGCCCCCCCGAAGTGCTGGACGACGGCAAGCCGGGTGCTGATTTTTCCACCGTGCCTGCCGTGCTCGATGGTGTGCGCGACATCCTCTCCGAGCGCTGGGCCGAAGACGCCGTGTTGGTGCAATCCTTGCGTGAGTGGCTGTGGGCCGAGGGCCTGCTGCGCAGCAAGAAGGTCGAAGGCAAGAACGAGAACGAACCCGAGGTGTCCAAGTTTCGCGATTATTTTGAATACGACGAGCCCATTGGCCGCGTGCCATCGCACCGCGCGCTGGCCGTGTTTCGTGGTCGTGGCCTGGAAATCCTCGAAGCCAAGCTGGTCTTGCCGGTAGAGCCTGAGCCCGGTAAACCCAGCATTGCCGAGGGCAAGATTGCCCTGCACCTGGGCTGGAGCCACGCGGGCCGCCCCGCCGACGACCTGATCCGCAAGTGCGTGGCCTGGACCTGGCGCGTGAAGCTGAGCCTTTCGACCGAACGCGACCTGTTCGCCCGCCTGCGCGACGACGCCGAAAAAGTCGCCATCAAGGTGTTTGCCGACAACCTGCGCGACCTGCTGCTGGCCGCCCCGGCCGGCCCGCGCGTGGTGATGGGCCTGGACCCCGGCATCCGCACCGGTGTGAAGGTGGCCGTGGTGGACGCCACCGGCAAGCTGGTGGAGACCGCCACCGTGTATCCGCACGAGCCGCGCCGCGACTGGGACGGCGCGCTGCACACCCTGGCCAAGCTGGCCGAAAAGCATGGCGTGAACCTGATTGCGATTGGCAACGGCACCGCCAGCCGCGAGACCGACAAGCTGGCGGCTGAGCTGATTAAATTAATGGCAAAAGTGCCTGTAGCCCACACTGGTAAAGCGCTGACAGCTATCGAAAAGGTAGTTGTCAGCGAGGCCGGCGCCTCGGTGTACAGCGCCAGCGAATACGCCTCGCAAGAGATGCCCGATGTGGACGTGAGCCTGCGCGGCGCGGCCAGCATTGCGCGGCGCCTGCAGGACCCGCTGGCCGAGCTGGTCAAGATCGACCCCAAGAGCATTGGCGTGGGCCAATACCAGCACGACGTGAACCAGAGCGAACTGGCGCGCACGCTGGGCACGGTGGTGGAAGACTGCGTGAACTCGGTGGGCGTGGACCTGAACACGGCCAGCGTGCCGCTGCTCTCGCGCGTATCGGGCCTGTCGGGCAGCGTGGCCAAGGCCGTGGTGCGTTGGCGCGAGGCCAATGGCGCGTTCAAAAGCCGCAAGCAACTGATGGATGTGGCCGGTCTGGGCGCCAAGACGTTTGAGCAGAGCGCGGGTTTTTTGCGCATCCGGGGCGGCGAGAACCCGCTGGACATGACCGGCGTGCACCCCGAAACCTACCCCGTGGTCGAGCAGATCATGCAAAAAACCGGCAAGCCCGTGGCCGAGCTCATGGGCCGCGCCGACATGCTCAAGACCCTCCAGCCCGAGCTGTTCGCCAACGAAAAATTTGGCGTGATCACCGTCAAGGACATCCTGGCGGAGTTGGAAAAACCCGGCCGCGACCCGCGCCCGGACTTCAAGGTGGCGCGCTTCAACGACGGCGTGGAAGACATCAAGGATTTGAAGGAAGGCATGATCCTGGAAGGCACCGTGAGCAACGTGGCCCAGTTCGGCGCCTTCATCGACCTCGGTGTGCACCAGGACGGCCTGGTGCATGTGAGCCAGCTGGCGCACAAGTTTGTGAATGACGCGCGCGAAGTGGTCAAGACCGGCGACATCGTCAAGGTCAAGGTCATGGAGGTGGATGTGGACAGGAAGCGCATCGGCCTGTCGATGAAGCTGGGCGATGCGCCTGCGCGACACAGTGGTGAGCGCGGCGATCGGGGGGCACCCCGCGACAATCGTTTTGAAGGGGCCGGGCGCGGCTACCAGCAAGCGCAGCCCCAGCGCCGCGCGCCCGAGCCTGCGGCGCAATCGGCCATGGCCTCGGCTTTTGCCAAGCTGCAGCAGACCAAAAATCGGTAA
- a CDS encoding sensor histidine kinase has translation MQWLAGTLIVTQTLLGLLVLMQLPRALQWRPRRNPRPSAELQAERQRIARELHDNVGSQLVSTMGLLDPQLPAHSQALRALEQCLLDLRLVVDSMDSAADSLALRLARLRHRIQPVLDRRGIQMAWNVQTADGVETPCAERAQHMVSIVQEALSNVLQHAQATQVRVSVEHDAGQDAWCLEVCDNGRGLPEESSALRARPSGFGMEGMHRRARQMGGALELIRPVDGGTCIRVLVPDQGAPGQALPVL, from the coding sequence ATGCAGTGGCTTGCGGGCACTCTGATCGTCACCCAAACCTTGCTGGGCTTGCTGGTCCTGATGCAGCTTCCGCGTGCCCTGCAGTGGCGCCCACGGCGCAATCCCCGCCCCAGCGCCGAGCTGCAGGCCGAGCGCCAGCGCATCGCAAGGGAGTTGCACGACAACGTCGGCTCGCAGTTGGTCAGCACCATGGGGTTGCTGGACCCCCAGTTGCCCGCCCATTCGCAGGCGCTGCGTGCTTTGGAGCAGTGCCTGCTCGATCTGCGCCTGGTCGTGGATTCGATGGACAGTGCTGCCGACTCGCTGGCCCTTCGCCTGGCGCGCCTGCGCCACCGCATCCAGCCGGTGCTGGACCGGCGCGGCATTCAGATGGCCTGGAATGTCCAAACCGCAGATGGCGTTGAAACCCCGTGTGCCGAGCGCGCCCAGCACATGGTCTCTATCGTGCAGGAAGCCCTGAGCAATGTGCTGCAACACGCGCAGGCCACGCAGGTGAGGGTGAGCGTGGAGCATGACGCCGGGCAGGACGCATGGTGCCTGGAGGTCTGCGACAACGGGCGTGGCCTGCCCGAAGAATCCTCGGCCTTGCGCGCCCGGCCATCGGGCTTTGGCATGGAGGGCATGCACCGCCGTGCGCGGCAGATGGGCGGTGCTCTGGAGCTGATCCGGCCCGTGGACGGCGGCACCTGCATTCGCGTGCTGGTGCCAGACCAGGGCGCGCCTGGGCAGGCGCTGCCTGTGCTGTAA
- a CDS encoding LuxR C-terminal-related transcriptional regulator encodes MTVIPAEPRMAGLSSRSQDSGAGEGYLGGQGSPSSIWPDFLVGQTDRPVRVLLVDDDAHIRLVIAQELMADPRTLVVAQASSVREGRKAIKQHEFDVLLVDLHLGDGEGFELLDYLKTVRPSAEAVVISVMENDDEVLRAFELGATGYLSKNSWFGNYPQAVLQVVNGGASITPNLARRLLQRFDKTHADLPKRQEPAEADRLSDREKEVLRMVAGGYTTAEIASRMEISNITVNTHIRNIYRKLQVRTRAQAVRFASLRGLF; translated from the coding sequence ATGACTGTTATTCCTGCTGAGCCCCGCATGGCTGGGCTTTCTTCCAGGTCGCAGGACAGTGGCGCCGGTGAGGGATACCTGGGCGGGCAAGGCAGTCCGTCATCCATATGGCCTGATTTCCTGGTCGGTCAAACCGATCGCCCGGTGCGGGTGCTGCTCGTGGATGACGATGCGCACATCCGCCTGGTGATTGCGCAAGAGCTCATGGCAGACCCCCGCACCCTGGTGGTGGCGCAGGCGTCGAGTGTGCGCGAGGGGCGCAAGGCCATCAAACAGCATGAGTTCGATGTCTTGCTGGTGGATTTGCATCTGGGCGACGGCGAGGGGTTTGAGCTGCTGGATTACCTCAAGACCGTGCGCCCGTCGGCCGAGGCCGTGGTGATTTCCGTCATGGAAAACGACGACGAGGTGTTGCGCGCCTTCGAGTTGGGTGCCACCGGGTACCTCAGCAAGAACTCGTGGTTTGGCAACTATCCGCAGGCCGTGCTGCAGGTGGTCAACGGCGGGGCGTCCATCACGCCCAATCTGGCGCGTCGCCTGCTGCAGCGGTTTGACAAAACCCATGCCGATCTCCCCAAGCGCCAGGAGCCTGCCGAGGCCGACCGGTTGTCCGACCGCGAGAAAGAAGTGTTGCGCATGGTGGCTGGCGGTTACACCACTGCCGAAATTGCCTCCCGCATGGAGATCAGCAACATCACCGTGAATACGCACATTCGTAACATCTATCGCAAGCTGCAGGTGCGCACCCGTGCCCAGGCCGTGCGGTTTGCGTCTTTGCGGGGGCTGTTCTAG
- a CDS encoding MFS transporter has product MDHVNKASQAAGEPGDGLPQPARNRAMLVIILGIAMAVLDGSIVNLALPGIARDLNASAAHAIWVVNAYQIATLVMLLPLAALGERLGYRRVYFAGMALFAVSSVGAMLADSLATLIAARALQGLGAAGIMSVNAALVRLTYPRAQLGRGLAINSMVVALASVAGPSVAAGILSVAPWPWLFALNLPLGAYTLWLGWRALPFNPPRAVLQPRPAALDVVLNVLMFTLIFVGGERLGAATSNGRGVASPTAWALLAAGVAVGWVYLRRQLRLAAPLFPVDLLRIPVFALSMGSSVGAFCAQTLAYLALPFLLLEGFGRSPLEAGLLITAWPLAIVVTAPIAGRLIGRYADGLLGAIGMGVFACGLLLLAALPADPSPIDMVWRMALCGAGFALFQSPNNHTIVTSAPLERSGAASGMLGTARLTGQTLGAVMLAAIFTVWPSHDGTGEWVALLLAAAFAVVAGVCSSLRMRTVH; this is encoded by the coding sequence ATGGATCACGTCAACAAAGCCAGCCAGGCCGCCGGCGAGCCAGGCGACGGACTGCCCCAGCCGGCGCGCAACCGCGCCATGCTGGTCATCATCTTGGGTATCGCGATGGCGGTGCTCGATGGCAGCATCGTCAACCTGGCGCTGCCCGGCATTGCGCGCGATCTCAACGCCAGCGCGGCGCATGCGATCTGGGTGGTCAACGCTTACCAGATCGCCACGCTGGTCATGCTGCTGCCGCTGGCGGCGCTGGGCGAGCGCCTGGGGTATCGGCGCGTGTATTTTGCCGGCATGGCGCTGTTTGCTGTGTCGTCCGTGGGGGCTATGCTGGCCGATTCGCTGGCCACGCTGATTGCGGCGCGGGCCCTGCAGGGCCTGGGCGCGGCCGGCATCATGAGCGTGAATGCCGCTCTGGTGCGCCTGACCTACCCGCGCGCGCAACTGGGGCGTGGCCTGGCGATCAATTCGATGGTGGTGGCGCTGGCTTCGGTGGCCGGCCCCTCGGTGGCGGCGGGCATCCTGTCCGTGGCGCCCTGGCCCTGGCTTTTTGCGCTCAATCTGCCGCTGGGGGCCTATACGCTGTGGCTGGGCTGGCGGGCGCTGCCGTTCAATCCACCCCGTGCGGTGCTGCAACCCCGTCCGGCGGCGCTGGACGTGGTGCTCAACGTGCTGATGTTCACGCTGATCTTCGTGGGCGGCGAGCGGCTGGGTGCCGCCACCAGCAACGGGCGGGGCGTGGCCTCTCCCACAGCTTGGGCCTTGCTGGCAGCCGGTGTGGCGGTGGGCTGGGTGTATCTGCGCCGCCAGTTGCGCCTGGCAGCGCCCCTGTTTCCGGTGGATTTGTTGCGCATTCCCGTGTTTGCGCTGTCCATGGGTTCGTCGGTGGGGGCGTTTTGTGCCCAGACCCTGGCTTATCTGGCGCTGCCCTTTTTGCTGCTGGAGGGGTTTGGCCGCAGCCCCCTGGAGGCGGGGTTGCTGATCACCGCCTGGCCCCTGGCCATTGTGGTGACGGCACCCATCGCGGGCCGCCTGATCGGCCGCTATGCCGATGGCTTGCTGGGGGCCATTGGCATGGGGGTTTTCGCCTGCGGCCTGTTGCTGCTGGCGGCCTTGCCGGCAGATCCATCCCCCATCGACATGGTCTGGCGCATGGCCCTGTGCGGCGCCGGTTTTGCGCTGTTCCAGTCGCCCAACAACCACACCATCGTTACCTCGGCGCCGCTAGAGCGCAGTGGCGCGGCCAGCGGCATGCTGGGCACGGCCCGTTTGACGGGGCAGACCTTGGGGGCGGTAATGCTGGCCGCCATCTTTACCGTGTGGCCCTCGCACGATGGCACGGGCGAGTGGGTGGCCTTGCTGCTTGCGGCGGCCTTTGCGGTGGTGGCCGGCGTGTGCAGTTCGCTGCGCATGCGCACGGTGCACTGA
- a CDS encoding SDR family oxidoreductase encodes MIENFQGKTAVLTGAGSGFGLECARIGARLGMNLVLVDVQPDALDAAAAEMQAAGAQVLARQVDVSSATQMEQLAAEVAQRFGAPHLVFNNAGVGAGGLVWENSVKDWEWVLGVNLMGVVHGVRVFTPLMLAAAKKDPAWRGHIVNTASMAGLLAPPNMGIYNVSKHAVVSLSETLYQDLSLVTDQVGASVLCPYFVATGINDSQRNRPGGLAGDQPTKSQLIGQAMIGKAVSAGKVTAAEVAQKVFDAVATNQFYIYSHPKAIGSVQTRMQDILQARNPTDPFADKPELGAQLRAALRVE; translated from the coding sequence ATGATTGAAAATTTTCAGGGCAAGACGGCGGTATTGACGGGTGCAGGCTCGGGCTTCGGGCTGGAGTGCGCGCGCATTGGCGCCCGCCTGGGCATGAACCTGGTGCTGGTGGATGTGCAGCCGGACGCGCTCGACGCCGCCGCGGCCGAGATGCAGGCCGCAGGCGCCCAGGTGCTGGCCCGCCAGGTGGATGTGTCGAGCGCCACCCAGATGGAGCAACTGGCCGCAGAGGTGGCGCAACGCTTCGGCGCCCCCCACCTGGTGTTCAACAACGCGGGCGTGGGCGCGGGCGGCCTGGTGTGGGAGAACTCCGTCAAGGACTGGGAATGGGTGCTGGGCGTCAACCTCATGGGCGTGGTGCACGGCGTGCGGGTGTTCACCCCCTTGATGCTGGCGGCTGCGAAGAAGGACCCGGCGTGGCGCGGCCACATCGTCAACACGGCCAGCATGGCGGGCTTGCTGGCGCCGCCCAACATGGGCATCTACAACGTGAGCAAGCACGCGGTGGTCAGCCTGTCGGAGACGCTGTACCAAGACCTTTCGCTGGTGACGGACCAGGTGGGCGCCAGCGTGCTGTGCCCTTATTTCGTGGCCACGGGCATCAACGACAGCCAGCGCAACCGCCCTGGCGGCCTGGCGGGCGACCAGCCTACCAAGAGCCAGCTCATTGGCCAGGCCATGATCGGCAAGGCCGTCAGCGCTGGCAAGGTGACGGCCGCCGAAGTGGCGCAAAAGGTTTTTGACGCCGTGGCGACCAACCAGTTCTACATCTACAGCCATCCCAAGGCAATAGGCTCTGTGCAGACGCGCATGCAAGACATTCTGCAGGCTCGCAACCCCACCGATCCCTTTGCCGACAAGCCCGAGCTGGGGGCGCAACTGCGCGCGGCCTTGCGCGTCGAGTGA